Proteins from one Asterias rubens chromosome 21, eAstRub1.3, whole genome shotgun sequence genomic window:
- the LOC117304392 gene encoding structural maintenance of chromosomes protein 6-like, translating into MSKNPHRLKGDGPSAKRARRETASSSDQEYNSEEEEEANLTQSADFDVSVSEAEYGVIEHVSVKNFMCHKRLEFNFGPNVNFIVGRNGSGKSAILTAIVVGLGGKAASTNRGSSVKNLIKNTEHVADITIKLRNRGPDAFKPDQYGSTIIVERRIKSDGSSTYKIRSKAGKVISQLCSELQQIKDQFNIQIDNPMSILNQDTSRNFLHTQDPKDKYKFFLKATQLEQMTDDYNNIQQHKELMKDTLERKEEILPELEREVIQNEQRFKDLDSITKLDKKRESLMHMAAWSQVAAEEKVLDNMQKELSQEESRLPKFDEKIQTSQAKVESSEAHCHSLQDQLTELGEKIKELQPQHAMAKSEMDKQKKKEREITKKVSSQQNHVKSLVGDKNDMQQRIDELKNSARRDYEDERKIREAEIQRLQEHMKAQEAQMATTEQDLAQFASAVNRAKESTYALKTRDADIRHSIDASERRVRNLEASRKDRLKLYGDFMPTLLNEIKKAAEKNMFHRKPKGPIGTHLKLRDPQWAIGIEACLGGLMFKFCCHDYHDMGILNQLIARFVPDKRSRPGVIVSAFQEEQYNIEAGAVQCKEHPSLLDMLDIEDPMIYNCLVDQRAVENILLIRSSQDARDLLRLHTPANCREAFTLSGDQVYAGREQRYYSNRNTKARVLQGDVEDDIRDLKQELNELREQQRESQGQLQELNRTIRENEQLKNRAQTQRRKIQDSISSLSYDKQQLEAIEDVPPVDVSTLEEEVETLAREIVAHQESLDVLGAHYKEIHTDYEKMSKEYRTLDEQMKKFADQVEPIKDDVMTATTEIESAKSHLRHYNSKKAEHLDKIKGMGRRHNEKAKEVQEMVVLAQQVHAERIVTNRKPQNIDSEIDQITKRIEKEQQSKGDPEQIIRLYDQTKESYKKIKKELTMFKNFIKKLDTLLEVRKSTFLILRRHIALRAKCFFIMTLSRRGYNGKIKFQHQTGELQITVQPTQGDGVGSQDMKALSGGERSFSTVCFIMALWESMETPFRALDEFDVFMDMVNRRISMDLMLTVAKENRMRQFIFLTPLDMSKIRTNSLVRISRMPDPIREDQSVLPFEPISRRDENDDGD; encoded by the exons ATGTCGAAGAATCCTCATCGACTTAAAGGAGATGGCCCATCAGCCAAGAGGGCTCGGCGAGAGACGGCATCATCCTCAGATCAGGAATATAACagtgaggaggaggaggaggccAACTTGACTCAAAGTGCTGATTTTGACGTGTCTGTA AGTGAAGCGGAGTATGGAGTCATCGAACATGTCAGCGTCAAAAATTTCATGTGTCATAAACGTCTGGAGTTCAACTTTGGCCCTAATGTCAACTTCATTGTGGGGCGGAACGGAA GTGGGAAGAGTGCCATCTTGACAGCTATCGTTGTGGGTCTAGGAGGAAAGGCTGCATCTACAAACCGTGGCTCATCAGTCAAGAATCTCATCAAAAACACAGAACA TGTTGCTGATATTACAATAAAGCTCCGTAACCGTGGTCCAGATGCCTTCAAACCTGACCAGTACGGTTCAACCATCATTGTTGAGAGACGAATAAAATCTGACGGATCGTCTACTTACAAAATCCGCTCCAAGGCTGGTAAGGTCATCTCGCAATTGTGTTCGGAGCTACAACAGATTAAAGACCAGTTCAACATACAG ATTGATAATCCTATGTCAATTCTAAACCAAGACACCAGCAGAAACTTTCTACACACGCAGGACCCCAAAGACAAATACAAA TTTTTCTTGAAGGCAACCCAGCTGGAGCAGATGACAGATGACTACAACAACATCCAACAACATAAAGAACTAATGAAAGATACACTAGAGCGAAAAGAAGAG aTCCTTCCAGAGTTAGAGCGAGAAGTAATACAGAATGAGCAACGGTTTAAAGATCTGGATTCCATAACAAAGCTAGACAAGAAGAGAGAAAGCTTAATGCATATGGCTGCATGGTCACAAGTGGCTGCAGAAGAAAAA GTGTTGGATAACATGCAGAAGGAGCTGAGTCAGGAGGAGAGTCGCTTACCAAAATTCGACGAAAAAATTCAAACATCCCAG GCCAAGGTGGAGAGCAGTGAGGCGCACTGCCACAGTCTTCAAGATCAATTGACTGAGCTTGGTGAGAAGATTAAGGAACTACAACCTCAGCATGCCATGGCTAAGTCAGAAATGGATaaacagaagaagaaagaaagagaGATAACG AAAAAGGTCAGCTCCCAGCAGAACCATGTGAAGAGTTTGGTCGGCGACAAAAACGATATGCAGCAAAGAATCGATGAACTAAAAAACAG TGCACGTAGAGATTATGAGGACGAGCGAAAGATTAGAGAAGCCGAGATCCAGAGACTTCAAGAACATATGAAGGCCCAAGAAGCTCAGATGGCAACTACAGAGCAAGATTTAGCGCAGTTTGCATCCGCTGTCAACAGAGCTAAAGAATCCACATACGCACTCAA GACGCGTGATGCAGACATCAGGCATTCCATAGATGCTTCTGAGAGACGAGTCCGTAATCTTGAGGCTAGCCGTAAGGATCGTCTGAAACTCTATGGTGACTTCATGCCGACTCTACTCAATGAAATCAAGAAAGCTGCAGAGAAGAATATGTTCCATCGGAAACCCAAGGGACCCATCG GCACTCATCTGAAATTGAGAGACCCTCAGTGGGCGATTGGTATCGAGGCATGCTTAGGCGGACTGATGTTTAAATTCTGTTGCCATGACTACCATGACATGGGCATATTGAATCAGTTGATTGCACGCTTTGTTCCTGACAAGAGAAGTCGACCTGGTGTCATCGTCTCAGCTTTCCAA GAGGAACAGTATAACATTGAAGCAGGCGCCGTACAATGTAAAGAACATCCATCCTTACTGGACATGCTGGACATTGAAGATCCTATGATTTATAACTGTCTGGTTGATCAG CGTGCAGTGGAGAACATTCTTTTGATCAGGTCTAGCCAAGACGCCAGAGACTTGCTTCGTCTTCACACTCCAGCAAACTGCAGGGAGGCGTTTACTCTCAGCGGGGATCAGGTCTACGCTGGGCGTGAACAACGCTATTACTCCAACCGTAATACTAAGGCAAGAGTTCTGCAGGGTGACGTGGAGGATGATATAAG AGATTTGAAGCAGGAGTTAAATGAGTTGAGAGAGCAGCAGCGAGAATCTCAGGGCCAGCTGCAGGAACTAAATAGAACCATCAGGGAGAATGAGCAACTAAAGAATCGAGCCCAGACACAGAGACGCAAAATACAAGACTCCATCAGTTCACTCTCATAT GACAAACAACAGCTTGAAGCAATTGAAGATGTTCCCCCGGTCGACGTCAGCACCCTAGAGGAAGAAGTCGAAACTCTTGCCAGAGAAATCGTTGCTCACCAAGAAAGCTTGGATGTCCTTGGAGCACACTACAAAGAAATCCACACGGATTACGAGAAAATGAGCAAGGAATATCGCACCCTGGACGAGCAGATGAAAAAGTTTGCTGATCAAGTGGAACCGATAAAG GATGATGTAATGACGGCAACAACAGAGATTGAATCAGCTAAGAGTCACTTGCGTCATTACAACAGTAAGAAGGCTGAACATCTAGACAAGATCAAAGGGATGGGACGAAGACATAATGAAAAAGCCAAAGAGGTCCAG gAAATGGTAGTCCTAGCTCAGCAAGTCCACGCAGAGCGGATTGTGACAAACAGAAAACCTCAGAATATCGACAGCGAAATTGACCAGATCACTAAACGAATAGAGAAGGAACAACAGAG TAAGGGTGATCCAGAGCAGATAATCCGACTTTATGACCAAACCAAAGAAAGCTACAAAAAGATCAAAAAGGAGCTCACTATGTTCAAAAACTTTATCAAG AAACTGGATACACTTCTTGAAGTTCGTAAAAGCACCTTCTTAATTTTGCGTCGACACATTGCTCTTCGTGCTAAGTGCTTCTTCATCATGACCCTCTCTAGACGTGGCTATAACGGCAAGATCAAATTCCAGCATCAGACAGGGGAGCTTCAAATCACT GTGCAGCCCACCCAGGGCGATGGTGTCGGCTCACAGGACATGAAGGCATTGTCCGGAGGGGAACGTTCATTCTCCACGGTGTGTTTCATCATGGCACTGTGGGAAAGCATGGAGACACCCTTCAGGGCACTAGACGAGTTTGATGTATTCATG GACATGGTGAATCGACGAATCAGCATGGACCTGATGTTAACGGTTGCTAAGGAGAATCGAATGAGGCAGTTCATCTTTCTCACACCTCTAGACATGAG CAAAATCAGGACTAATTCCTTGGTGCGGATCTCTCGTATGCCTGATCCAATCCGTGAAGATCAAAGCGTCCTGCCTTTCGAGCCAATCTCACGCCGTGACGAAAATGATGATGGAGATTAA